The genome window TAGCTATATTTTTCTCTCAGTCACTGGATTGTATGCTTGTAAGGAACAGACTGCTGGCTCCAAAGAAACGGAGATGAGCCGTCCAACGAAGCTTGCTGGAGCCTGCACACAGTGGTGCCGACGAGGGGGCGACATGTCAACCGGAAAGTCTTGGAATATTGACGGTGGTCCTATGCAATGGATAGAAATATCGACCAAATGTTCCAAATGATATAGTTGGCAATCAATCAATGGTGAGTAGTTCTGCTTTTTAGTTATGTTAGTTAATTCATACATGTAGCAACATTTTTTTTGAACTTCGTGTATAGGTCAAACTCAAACAACTTCATGATTGCTTAAAAAGGTGGGATGCACTATTTATTCATTCTGGTCAAAAGAGTAAGGCAAAGAAACAAGCTGACGGTGCAGCCATAGAGGTTGTGTTGCTAAGTGGGTTCTACAACTGCTAAAGTTGTTAGTTACATACTTGGATTGCAGGCCACTGAGGTATTTTTTTAGTTTTTCCACTATTTATTATTTCTCACTGTTACTTGGCAGACATGAATTCACCAATATTTTTTGTATGATAGGTAAATACAAGTGATAGCCGTGTTGAAGTGGACTCCAAGATCTAGAAGGTTGTTGGGGGGAACACAACGCAAATTCTATCAAAGAGCTTATCAGCAACATGACTCTAAATTATAATGACAATCGGTTGGTGTTGCAGCATGAGTCATGAACTTTTTTATTCTATATTTAGATTATTATATATTAAGTGGGCATATGGTAATTTTGTTTTATTATTCACTGACTTGTTCCTCTCTCTGAACTTACCATTTGCAATTACTAAGACAAATATGATGTTCTTTGTAGTTTCTTTGGGCAATTCAGATAGTAAACAGAAAGTGGCTACTTCTTCAGAAGCGCAAGGTTGCTTTACAATTGTATTATGAGAAAATATTTGATGATGAGAAATGGAGGATCTGGTGAACGACTTCATGAGTATAGGTTCGTTTCGTCGCCGAAATCTACTTGTGCACCTTATTCATCTGGTCGTTGTGCGCTCTTCGATTCATGCTCCAGGCGCTCTTTCGCTACACCAGCTTGAGTATCCTAGAGGAAATAGTTTGCCTTTGTGATAGAGATCTACACCTGAAGAACTAGCTAACATTAGGAATTACAAACAATGGATGCAATAATGTGATATTTGTAAACTAATTTTTCCTCAAAAATTGTAAACCTGCATCAGCCAAATATGAGAAACTAGCATTTGTTGATGTTTGAAATATATTTATGTGGATTTGTGACTTCCTTGCATCTCCTCTTTCAAACAATTGGTTCATTATTATTATGGGTATTTCAATTTTTATTTGCACTTCCAAATGAACTTTTTCAATGTTCCACAACTATGGTGTAGGATACCATTTTGCTTCTACTTTGTTCCATTTCTGTATTCTACGATTATATACTGACTGAAATTTACATGAACACCACCTTTTTGGTCACGCTGGTTTAATGCATTGGGTTGTTGATAAAGTCCCTGATCAATATGTACCGAACACATCTAATAGAAACAATTAATTCCAAGCAGTTTTCAGAAGACATAAACATTAGCACATAAATAGGTTTAATTACTTAATGGTGCATATTTGACGTGGTACAATCGAATTCAATCTATTGTACATTGGTAATATTAACAAGTATTAGTGTTGTACTATGTTGAATATGGAATCTTTTCTATTTCATGTTTATCTAATAGTGGTGAAGATATTGGCGTGGTTAGTTTTGTGCCATTATTTGATCTCTttttgaaagatggtaacttgagTACGTATGTTTGGAACCAAGAGCTGCTTGTTTCAGTATTCCTATAGTTAAGGTCAATAAGTCTACAACAAAATTGGTACGCGTTCTTTTATTTTTATCTGCAAATTTTAATATGGATCAGTATGCCATGCACAAGAGTTTCCTAAGCTGTAATTGTTGgtattttatttttttcttatCAGTATCTGTACTACCAGTAAGAGTGGGTACATATATAAATTCTGAAGTTTGTGAGTAACTACACAGCTAATTTGTTGAGTCTCTATGCTTCAATAATGTCTGGCTACATTACAGATGAGTTCTCTCCAGTTTCTACTACAACATGTTTAATGTTGGATACTTGTAATCCCATACCGAATCATGCGTTAGATAATTATTGAGCACAGTAGCACATTAAACATTGTTATTTCTTTATTTCATTTTGTTACGAATCTCTTAGTTACTCTTTTGTGTGTGTAagcttcctttcttttcttttactAGGTTTCAAAATTCATGGCATGCTAATGTCTGTTTTTAGTGTCACATACTTGATAAGTTGTTTGTGTTGCATACCTGAATGACTCATGCTCGGAAATGTTTGTTAATACTATTATGCTTATCATTTCTCTTCCCTCAATTCAGTTGCAGATAGAAAAGACAACACTGACGATCAAATGGAACCATCGATTTTGGCACTTGATCGCAACAACACATGTGTAAGCTCTACTTTATTATGGACTCTTAATTCAGTCTGAAGGCATGTACATATCTTAGAAGATAAACGAAGGAATGGTACAAGTGCCGCATAGAACGGGTATACTTGAAGCATACTTTTCTTTCCAAAAACGAGAGAGAGAGGATTTTTTTGCTATGGCAGGCATGCCTGGTCAGGAACGGTGGTACTATTAGATGCCATAACCATTTTAATACTTGTAAGAGAGATTCCACTCCATACTTGAAGCATTCAACTGGTCCATCATgctatatctctactactccttaagagagagagagagaggaaggaggcgcttgccgggggagGTGTTCGTAACTAGGCTACATTCCTCTCATCCTGTTAATTTGATGCGACAATTTACCATCAGTATCTCTCCATATAAGCTATAACTTTAACAAGTGTGTGGATTTCATGCTGTCAGGAACTAAAAATTAGGCAAAGGAAGATGACAATATCTACAGTTGGTGTTCCAAATACAATAAAAATGCTAGCATCTCACAAGCTTCAGTCAACGCTGGCAGTCAGGTATGTTATTATGAATTTGAATATCACATACCATTAGCACTGGCGGTCAGTCACCATGCTATATTGCAGGCCTCTTATTTTTTTTGCTTGTGAAGATCCTCCAGTCACAAAACCTGAGCCCTATTTTAGCTTGTAATTTGTTAATACACTTAAGTATGATATCTGGTCACCACAATATAATTGGTTCAAGGCTTTGATTGCATAACTTCTGGTTGAGCAGCAACACATAATAAGGAACCGAGAAGCAGATGCAGCATTTCCCCCCTGTAATTTGTTGTTGACAAGTCTGTCGTATTTGAAATCAGTCTGCATGCCCCAAATCAGAAGCTGCGGGAGACGATTGTTCCTAGCACCAAGTCTTACCCCTTGGGAGCACTAATGGATGACTGCAAGAGTTACTTCCTTGAAACTAGGCGCAGGGTATCCTTCGAGTACACTCTGCTAGGTATCAGATGATTCTATCTGTTTCAGGAGAAAATATTACTCAGCGACATTACTAACATGGCTAGAGTGGATTTcgtggctgaaagggaaatgtgcccttgggccatttctaagtattttggtgatttagtgtccaacacaagtgcctaagtgtaaaaaggtggacaaagtacaaatcaaggataaaggtatgtttctcagacttagtacattgttttatggactaatgtattgtgtctaagtgctggaaac of Zea mays cultivar B73 chromosome 8, Zm-B73-REFERENCE-NAM-5.0, whole genome shotgun sequence contains these proteins:
- the LOC103637140 gene encoding probable dual-specificity RNA methyltransferase RlmN translates to MEPSILALDRNNTCELKIRQRKMTISTVGVPNTIKMLASHKLQSTLAVSLHAPNQKLRETIVPSTKSYPLGALMDDCKSYFLETRRRVSFEYTLLAGINGEKEHAEELAELLHMCGGGYHVNLIPYNPIVGSEYKRPYRKVVQAFVDALEACGQLRNEFQKNPLLEIEPSPSTERTLITA